TTAATTGGGATATCGGGGCTGACGAGGAATATCCCATTCCAACGCCAACACCGACTGTAACAGTGTCTTTCACGCCGACATTATCACCGACGGTGACCGCTTCAGCCAGCGCGACACCCTCACCCACGTTTTCGCCGACGGTGACCGTGTCCGCCAGCGCGACACCTTCACCCACGTTTTCGTCGACCCCAATATCGCCGATGACCGCAACAGACACACCCACACCGCTATTGACATCAACAGACACACCCACCTTGACGGAAACCCCGGATTATTCACCAACGATTACATCCACGGTAACGCCCTATCATTCGTCGACACAGACACCGAGTATAACCGTCACGTCGGTTGCGACATCGACTTCAACCGCTGTTCCTGAACCAAGTATAACCTCGGTGCGTATCCGGAACAATGTGATTAAAGCTGGGGGCAATCAAGGGATGGCGATTGATGTGCCGCTTGATCATGCCCAGCACGTTTCCATTAGAATTTATAACCAGCGCGGAGAACTTATGACCGTTATTTCAGATCAGGAACAGGAATCCGGGATCTTTCAGGCAGTCTGGCAAGGTAAAAACGCGAGTGGTTCTCCGGTTCGCTCCGGTGTTTACCTTATTTATATAAAAACAGATAATATTAATCTCAAAAAGAAAGTGGCGGTTATTCGCTGATGGTGTCAAAAACGATTCGGATAAAGCGCCAAGTCGGGCTGATGACTGTGCTGTTACTTGCGGCATTCCTGGGGAGACCTGCGAACGGGACGGCCTCGAGTGGTGCTGAGTTTTTACGGCTGGATATTCCGGCGCGGGCCGGTGCATTATCTGCCGGGTGTGCTGATTTTGTTGAGCTGGACATCTACAACCGGAATCCTTCCGGATTGGCCGGGAAACTCCATCCTGAAATTGCATTTACACATTTTATTGCGTTTGATGAATTTGTTTATGAACAGTTGGATGCCGCTTACCCGAATTGGCTGGGCGGTACTTGGTCAGGCCGTCTGTTTTATGCCTCGGGTGCTGATTTTACAGAGTATGATGATCAAGGCATGCGTGTCGGCACGATTGATTATCACGATTTTCTTTTACATCTTACCTATTCGCATGTTGTCGGGAAAGACGTTGAGGCGGGCGTGGGACTCAAAGTTCTGGAAAGCCGTTTGGATGAGTATTCCAGCATCGGTGCAGCGCTGGATATGGGTGTGCGGTATCGTACGCCATTGCGCTGGCTGGCATTGGGTTTGGCAATGCAAAATGTGGGTGCCCGGACGGCATTTATTAGTGAGGCTGATCCGTTGCCCATGCAGTTGGTGGCAGGCGTTGGGTTGTTTTTTTCCTTGTATGAAGGACATCGGGTGAAAATCCTGGCTGATTATACTCAGCCGCTGGGTCTTGAAGAAGATGGTTATGCAACGGCAGGTTTGGAGTATGGTTTTTTAAAAATGCTGTTTTTGCGAGGGGGATATCGTTTTAAAAATGAATTAGGCGAGCTTTCGCTGGGGGCCGGTTTTAGATTGGCAAATATTGGATTGGATTATGCCTATCAACCGTTTTCAAACCTGGGGATTGCCCATCGTTTTACGCTTTCGTACGTTTTTCTGCAGCAGGAAAAAAAGGCGGTGCCGCCATCAGGTGAGAAAGCGCCCGGCCGGCATGCCAAAGTCAGGGAATTAAGAGAGCTCCCGCGACATTTTGAGAGTGCGGTTACCTTTAAAACACCGAAAGTGGACCCGCGTATCAAGGACTGGCGTTTTGAAATTCGCGACCAGAAAGGAAATATGGTCAAAAGCATCACAGGGATGGGGAAACCACCGGACTATCTCAAATGGGACGGGAAAAATCAGCAGGGTCGCCTCATGCCGAAAAAAAATCAATATCAGCTTATCTTTAAGGCGGAAGGTAAGCCGGCGGCTTCCCGGGAGATTCCGGCATTTCAAACACCGCGGCGGTTGTACTTTAAAGACGGCAGCATTTTAGAACCGGAAGTACTCTTTCAACTGGACAAGGATTATCCGATTGCCCAATGGACCCTGCAAATGGTTGAAAAGAAAACGCAAAAAACGGTGCGTACTCTGACGGGCAAGGATAGATTGCCCGGGAAAATACTTTGGGACGGCAAAGACAGCCAGGGGCAAGTGGCGGCGACAAACCGGCGGTATTCTTATGTGCTTCAGTTGGTTTATGCCGACCGTACCAGTGTTCTTTTGTCGGGGAAAATCAGATCCATTCCGGTTCGGTTGTTTGCTACCCAGACAGGTGGGAAAGGTATCTTGATTCCGGGCATATTATTTGATTTTGACAGCGCTGCCTTCAAACCTGCAATGATGGATAAAATATTGGCTGCCAATACGATTCTTGAAAAATATCCCGAGCGGTCCAAGCTGGTTTGTGCAGGTCACTCTGATGATGTCGGCGGTGTGCGTTATAACCAACAATTGTCTGCCATGCGGGCTGCCATGGTCGGGGATTATATCCTGAAAAAAACGGGTGTTGCATCTGACCGGGTGCGCAGCCAAGGCTATGGAAAATCCCGTCCGGTGAGCCGCGCCAATACGGAAAAAGCCCGTGCCTGCAACCGGCGGGTTGAAATCAGGATATTTTTTCCTGATGTTGAAGAACAGTCCAAATAATTCGATGTTTAATATTGGAGTTTTTGGCTTTGCCCCTGAGTTTGTTTCCTGTTTGAAATAATCAATATTGCCGGTTTACCTGAAAGAAATAAAAATTTATAATAGTCATTCAAATAAATGACTGTGAGGTTTAGCATGCATCAGCCCCAACCCAAACACAACACACCGGAAACAATCCGCTGGAATTTACAGGATTTATTTTCCGGGATGGATGATGGCAATGTCAATCGAACACTGGAAAAAGCCGGACATCAGGCGGTGGGATTTGAAGAAAAGTACAAAGGCAATATTGCCGGCTTGACCCCTGCTCATTTGGCAATGGCTTTTGGGCTGCTGGAATCCATTATCTCGGCAGTTTACCGCCTGAGTCAATATGCCAATCTCTTGCTCACGGTAGATACAACCAATGATGCGGTCAAAGCGTTTGAAATGAAAATTCGCGAACAAGGAACGGATATTGAAAATCACTTATTATTTTTTGATCTTGAATTGGGGAAGATTTCTTCGGAAAAGTCACGAGCGTTTTTATCCGCGCCTGAACTTGCTGATTATCATTATTATATCAGGCGCAAGCAAGAGACTGCGAAATATGATTTGAGCGAACCGGAAGAGAAAATCATTAATTTAAAAGATTTAACCGGAAAGACGGCGTTTCAAAATTTATATGAAGAGTTTACCACGGAATTCAAATTTGAGTTTGAGCTGGAGGGGCGGGTTAAAACCATCAGTGGTGAAGAATTGCGCGCTTTACGCCAACACGCAGATGCTGATGTGCGCCGCAGAGCCATGAAACTGTTTCTTGAACGTCATCGGGACAATCAATTGCTCATCACCAGTGTGTTCAATCAGGTGGTGAAGGACTATAACATTGAGCGCAAACTGCGTGGTTTTCAAAACCCGATGGATGTGATGAATGTGTATAATGATTTGGCCAAAGAAGCAATCGATGCGCTGCACGATGTCACGACAGAATCCAACCAATTGGTGCATCGTTATTACCGGATCAAGGCCAAATTATTGGCGTTGCCGGACATGACATTGGCGGATATTTATGCGCCTTTGCCCCAGGTCACGCGGAGGTATTCCTGGGAAGAGGCACAAGCAATGGTGCTGGATGCTTTTCGTGGTTTTGATCAGGAACTTTATACATTGGCGCTTTCTATGTTTGAAGAAAACCGGGTCGATGCGCCTGCCCTGCCGGGAAAAAGGGGCGGTGCATTTTGCTCATCTTCTGTCCCGACGTTGAAACCCTATGTGATGCTCAATTTTCTAGGCCGGTTACGGGATGTCTCCACCATGGCACATGAGTTGGGGCATGCCGTTCATGCCATGCTGAGTATGCCGCAAAAACTGGTTAATTTTCATTCTGTGCTTCCGCTGGCAGAGACAGCTTCGATTTTTTCTGAAATGATATTAACCGAAAACTTGCTTTCACAGGAAACGGACAAAGCAGTAAAAATATCTCTCTTGGCCGGCAAACTGGAGGAGATATTTGCCACCTCGCATCGGCAGAATATGTTTTCGCGGTTTGAGCGGACCATTCACCGGACGATTTCAGAACGGTTGATGAGTGCGGATGAATTGTGTGCTGCCTACCGTCATGAATTAGGATTGATGTTTGGTGATGCGGTGATTATTCCTGCTGAATACCAGTGGGAATGGGCAGCGATCCCGCATATGGTTTCGGTGCCGTTTTATGTTCATTCCTACAATTTCGCCAACTTACTCGTGATGGCGCTTTACCAGCAATATAAGGATGAGGGTGTGGATTTTATTCCGAAATTTAAGCGATTACTCGCAGCCGGCTCTTCAGTAAAACCGGCCCGGATTGCGGCCATCGCAGGAGCGGATATCAATCATCCTGAATTTTGGCGGAAAAGTTTTGTGCTGATTTCTTCAATGATTGATGAGCTGGAACAACTAATCGCTGATTAAAAAAAATAAAAAGGTGCATGGTTTATCTTGTTTTTTAGTCTAATACATATGCGTCCAAATTAGAGAATAAGTGATCAATCAAGATTGCCTTGGATGCTGGTTTTTTCAGGAAAAAACGCACCCCAAGTGTTCATGGGGCGTGGTTGACTTTGTCGGCATTACCGGCGCTAGCGTGTGGATACAGTGCCGGTTTTCCGGGAAAAAACCAGCATCCAAGGCAATTCAGTGACAGTGGACAACTTTTATTTGGAGCGCTATGAGTCTAATAATTTACCAAGCAGGGCAGGAGCAAGTATCGTGATTTTATGGAGAAAAAAACTACAGTGTTTGATTCGCCGCCAAAAAGGCCAGGCTATGGTCGAGGCTGCATTTGCGCTCCCGATCGTCCTGTTACTTTTTGGAGGTTGTCTCCAACTCATACAAATCGGGATCAGTACGATTGTGGTAAAGGTGGCTGTCTATGAGGCTGCCCGGCAGGCGCATATGGATAAACAGGATTTGGGAAACGGGCGGCAAGTTGCCCAAGAAATTTGTAAAACCCTAAGCAGCGGTGCCACAGAATTTGACTATGAGGATGGGGCATATCGTGTTGTCCATCATCTCAATGCGCTTATACCGGTGATTGGGGATGTTGCGATTACGCAAAAAGTACCCGGCTATCTTTTTCAGGCAGGAGAGTAGCGGTGAAGCAGCTTCTAAAGCGTTTGCGAAAAGAAGAACGGGGCAATGTGCTTTATATGACCATTGTGATGATGATGCTCCTGGTCATGTTCTCTTTGGTATTGACCAATGTTATTTATATTGGCGTCATGAAGGTACGTGCACAAAATGCGGCAGATAATATTGCGCTCTCCGCAGCGACTTTGAAGGCGCGGATGTTGAACGGCATCACGAATTGGAATGCGGTATTATGGCTGGGTGTTCGGCAAGTAGGCGTGATTAGTGAAAAAAATGGCTATAAAACGCCTCCTGAACTTGCGGTGGCTATTGCAGCCATGGTGGGGGCATCCGCGAACCATTTAGGCGGACTCTACGATTTTAACGATAAAATTACCGGCCGGAAGTGGATTGATAGAATAGCGGAAGCCAATGGTATTGATGGGAAAAATAGTCGTTATGAGATGTTTCCAGTAAGTGCCGGACATATGCTGACATCGCTCTATTATGATATTAAGGTTGTTCCGTTTATGGTATATGCAGTTCCGGTGCTTTTTTCCATTGAACCTACGCATACCTGGTATGTGCAATCACGTGTGGAACTTCAAATCGCCAAATCTATTATTGGCGGAAAGCGATTGGGCTTTGAATTGCCGGATATCACGGCCCGGGCCCGGGCTGAAATTCTGGATAAAGCAACATTGAATGTAATTGGGAGTGGCGGTCGAGATTGGCAGGTTGTGCTGGCACCACCAAACAAATCTGTAGATAAATATATGCGGGATCAGACTGGGTCGAGGAATAGTGGTGGAGATGTCAATCGTCAGATACTCCCGGAGAACGCATCCATAACACCCGCGCCCTTGACCGGCCAACCGCCATTATATCAATCTTCAGAAGATTATTTGGAAAGTCTGCCCGGTAACGTTCAATATGCGTATTATAAAGAAAGATATCAGGCAGGAGCGGCAACCCTGAAAGAAAAAATTCGTTATTATGATTTGAAGCAAACTTATGGCAATGGTTTATCATGGCTGGATAGAGCGGATAGACAGCGTTGCCGGCGGCAATTGAATCAGGAAGAACAACTCTAGTTTGATCATTTGTCAATTATAGTTTCTTATAGGCTCCAGGTCCTCTTCTGACAATTCCTCTATAATACTCTCCAGGTCCTGCATCTGTGATGCGGAAAGACCGGTAAATGTCATCCCCAAGAATAGCTGCTGCCGGGATTCATCGGTTTGCATCCAGCGAATTTTTCCGTTGCCGGCCAGCCGGGAAAAGGGCCGGGGCAGATTAATTAAATATTGAAATTTATCTCCTTGGTTGGGATCTGAATTTATGGGCAAACAGACTTTCATGCCGCCTGAACTGATATCAAAAACACGGCCCAATGAATAGATGTTTTTTTGAATTTTATCATCAGTGAATTGGCAGGAAACGGAAAGATTGACATTAACGCGTGTGTGTTTTCGTTGCGGAAGGTTTTGCAAGGCAAATCACCTCTTTCAAACAGGGAATAATACTATCTTGCTAGTTTCGTTCCCGTAAGAGAATAACTTAAGCGGAAAAAGGGTGCACTGCCGGGGTGAGTTTATCCTTGCGTGTTCTTCAGGCGGAGGAAATGGGATTGATCAGATATTCCAGCGAATCATGCGTTGTGCGATGAATTCGGCAACTGCGGAAGACTTCCAATAACTGGTGTGTGATCCCAGCGGATCCCAGCCGGTGTTGATTTCTTTGTCCTCTACGAATAAACGTTTGAAATGCAGACGGCAATGGCGGGCAACTCCGTCATCCGGATCAAGGATATTAATCCAGTGAGCAAGATTGGGCGGCATGGTGACAGGGTTTTCCGCATATCCCATTGCGGAAGCGAAAAGCGGGATAGGTGATCCCAGGGTGAAGAGCCCGGCGATGTTAACCTGTTTACTTAGTTTATACCGTCTGAAGCCAAACAGATAGTCGAAGGCAATGACAGAGCCCAGGGAGTGGGCGATGACAATGGTTTTTTCCGGTTTGTTTCCACAGGATTTTTTAAAAGACTGGTGGACAGTGCGAAGAATACTCATGGGGCCGGTTTTATGCCCCTTGTCTTTGGTGTAAAAAAGCGTCTGGATGGCTAGTGGATCAATGGCCTTATACAGGAAATTCCATTTTCCCTTTCTACGGGGAATATTATATTGTAATGACAGATACCGGCTGGTCAGATTGGTGGTACGGTTGGCCCAGAGAATTTCATGCTGCATCATCAGTCCGGTTTTTTCAAGGGCAACTGAATTTTTCAGGCCTTTTATCAGAAGCTGTTTTTTGTATGCTTTGAGAATATTTTTAAATAGCAAGTTGCTGTATCCCGTGGATTGCGAATCAACACCATGGATGAATACCAGGTTGGTCATAGGGTCTCCTTGCAGCTGGAAAAATTAGTTTTGCATGGACAAGTAGCGGTATTTTTCCAGAAAGGATTGGATTTTAACGGCAACCCTTGTTGTTTTTTCCGAGCGGGGAAGCACATCAAGTAATTTTTTAATATAGTGGCGTTCCAGGACGAGCTGAATGGTTTTGGGATAATTGAGGTCATAAACCCAACCGATTTTCAAGAGTTTAAAATCATTCAGCGTCTTCATGCTGCTTTTTTTTACCAGCCGTTCAGACATAATGTCCGAGACCGCTTCTTCGGAAATATGCGGATGATCGGGAAGATCAAGCTCAATCCCGGGATTTTTTTCTTGTTGTGGGTTATGGTAATAGTCTGTTACCAACCGCCAAATATCCAGCTTGTCCGCATCACGGAGCATTTTTGAAACCATCAGGCATTTTTCCGATTCGTGATCCGGTAAATGAATCCGGTTATGGTAGGAAATGGCGCGCAGGATAAGCTCGCGTTCGGATTCATCCTCAAGACAGTCAAAAACCTTATTTTCCCACAGAACGCGGACACCCAGGCTGGCGTGATTTTCAGATTTGGCATCTACAAATGTTTTGTATTGGGCATATTGTTCAAAGCGTCCAATATCATGAAAAAGTCCGGTAATTTCAAGCAGACGAAGATCTTCTTTCGCCAGTTCCAGATCCTTGCCTAAATGAAGAATTTCTTTGCACACATTGATGCTGTGATTTGATTTGAGCAGGAGATTATGCCGGCTTTCCGGGAAGCGGTCGACAAAGGCGTGTACATATGTTGCAAACCATTTTTTTAAGTCTTGGACATTGTTTTGCGTGATCATAGATGTCGTCTCCTGTGAGGGCTACAGTAACCCGATAATCAAGCCAAGTGATGCTGCATAGACATTATTACCATATTCACCGGAAATATTTAAACTGACCATGGGGAAAAGATTGAACTGTACTCCGCCCAAGAGTTTGAAGTCAAATGAACCGGCGGTTGTGCCGGCAGGACCTGTGACGGTCAGGCTTTCGGATTCAATCGGACCGGGAAGATCGGGATCCAGGGAAATCGTGCCGGTTGAACCCACAATCGTATTGACAGCACCGGTTGTGGTCTGGAGTCCTATACCGGCATAGGGTGTTACAAAAATTAAGTTTTGACTGATGATTATTTTGGCGTAGTAGGCAGTCATATCCCAGTCACTGCTCATGAAAACCACAGTATCCAGGGTTTGGGTATAAATATTTCCATTGTATTCAATAGAATTCAATTCTTCAGTATGACCGTTTTGTACACGGTAATTGCCTTTCATATTGCCGACACCTAAACTGAGACTCAAATCAAAGGGAACCGGTAATTCCGGCTGAATTCTTCCCTCCAGTTGCCATTGGGAAAATTGACCGTCGAAATCATCGGAATAGTTTAATCCGTAATTGCTGAAACCTGCGCCAATATCAATTTTTCCAACCGCCGGGAGTTTTACCAGGCCTATTTTGCCATGAATCATGCCGGTTTGAGAAAAGAAAAAGGCGGGGAGATTTAAAAAATCTGAAGAAATGGCATACGTATCAATATCAACCAGTGCGCTTTCATCAATCGCTACCGAAAGACCGCCAGTAATACCAATTTCAAATCCAGGTAGGGTTTTCACAGCAGCTGGCCGTTGAATGGTTCCACTGGCACCAAAAGCAATGCTTTTCGCCAATTGATTGTTGATCCAGGTTGATGCCACAGAGAAATCATCTGACAGCGTTTCCAGAGCTTTTGAAAAATCCTGAGTTGTTGCAGAAAGTGCAGATTGGGTAAAAACCAGTATGGTAAGCAGGGTAATCACCAGAGCAGACATTCTTTTCATTGATGAACCTCCAGGGATAAGGAATTGACTATTAAAAAAGAATAGCATAAATATCCAAAAACTTCAAAGAAACATAACAAAAACATTCCAGAACGC
The window above is part of the bacterium genome. Proteins encoded here:
- a CDS encoding pilus assembly protein — protein: MILWRKKLQCLIRRQKGQAMVEAAFALPIVLLLFGGCLQLIQIGISTIVVKVAVYEAARQAHMDKQDLGNGRQVAQEICKTLSSGATEFDYEDGAYRVVHHLNALIPVIGDVAITQKVPGYLFQAGE
- a CDS encoding PilZ domain-containing protein codes for the protein MQNLPQRKHTRVNVNLSVSCQFTDDKIQKNIYSLGRVFDISSGGMKVCLPINSDPNQGDKFQYLINLPRPFSRLAGNGKIRWMQTDESRQQLFLGMTFTGLSASQMQDLESIIEELSEEDLEPIRNYN
- a CDS encoding M3 family oligoendopeptidase, translated to MHQPQPKHNTPETIRWNLQDLFSGMDDGNVNRTLEKAGHQAVGFEEKYKGNIAGLTPAHLAMAFGLLESIISAVYRLSQYANLLLTVDTTNDAVKAFEMKIREQGTDIENHLLFFDLELGKISSEKSRAFLSAPELADYHYYIRRKQETAKYDLSEPEEKIINLKDLTGKTAFQNLYEEFTTEFKFEFELEGRVKTISGEELRALRQHADADVRRRAMKLFLERHRDNQLLITSVFNQVVKDYNIERKLRGFQNPMDVMNVYNDLAKEAIDALHDVTTESNQLVHRYYRIKAKLLALPDMTLADIYAPLPQVTRRYSWEEAQAMVLDAFRGFDQELYTLALSMFEENRVDAPALPGKRGGAFCSSSVPTLKPYVMLNFLGRLRDVSTMAHELGHAVHAMLSMPQKLVNFHSVLPLAETASIFSEMILTENLLSQETDKAVKISLLAGKLEEIFATSHRQNMFSRFERTIHRTISERLMSADELCAAYRHELGLMFGDAVIIPAEYQWEWAAIPHMVSVPFYVHSYNFANLLVMALYQQYKDEGVDFIPKFKRLLAAGSSVKPARIAAIAGADINHPEFWRKSFVLISSMIDELEQLIAD
- a CDS encoding PorV/PorQ family protein; translation: MVSKTIRIKRQVGLMTVLLLAAFLGRPANGTASSGAEFLRLDIPARAGALSAGCADFVELDIYNRNPSGLAGKLHPEIAFTHFIAFDEFVYEQLDAAYPNWLGGTWSGRLFYASGADFTEYDDQGMRVGTIDYHDFLLHLTYSHVVGKDVEAGVGLKVLESRLDEYSSIGAALDMGVRYRTPLRWLALGLAMQNVGARTAFISEADPLPMQLVAGVGLFFSLYEGHRVKILADYTQPLGLEEDGYATAGLEYGFLKMLFLRGGYRFKNELGELSLGAGFRLANIGLDYAYQPFSNLGIAHRFTLSYVFLQQEKKAVPPSGEKAPGRHAKVRELRELPRHFESAVTFKTPKVDPRIKDWRFEIRDQKGNMVKSITGMGKPPDYLKWDGKNQQGRLMPKKNQYQLIFKAEGKPAASREIPAFQTPRRLYFKDGSILEPEVLFQLDKDYPIAQWTLQMVEKKTQKTVRTLTGKDRLPGKILWDGKDSQGQVAATNRRYSYVLQLVYADRTSVLLSGKIRSIPVRLFATQTGGKGILIPGILFDFDSAAFKPAMMDKILAANTILEKYPERSKLVCAGHSDDVGGVRYNQQLSAMRAAMVGDYILKKTGVASDRVRSQGYGKSRPVSRANTEKARACNRRVEIRIFFPDVEEQSK
- a CDS encoding Tad domain-containing protein; this encodes MKQLLKRLRKEERGNVLYMTIVMMMLLVMFSLVLTNVIYIGVMKVRAQNAADNIALSAATLKARMLNGITNWNAVLWLGVRQVGVISEKNGYKTPPELAVAIAAMVGASANHLGGLYDFNDKITGRKWIDRIAEANGIDGKNSRYEMFPVSAGHMLTSLYYDIKVVPFMVYAVPVLFSIEPTHTWYVQSRVELQIAKSIIGGKRLGFELPDITARARAEILDKATLNVIGSGGRDWQVVLAPPNKSVDKYMRDQTGSRNSGGDVNRQILPENASITPAPLTGQPPLYQSSEDYLESLPGNVQYAYYKERYQAGAATLKEKIRYYDLKQTYGNGLSWLDRADRQRCRRQLNQEEQL
- a CDS encoding HD domain-containing protein; its protein translation is MITQNNVQDLKKWFATYVHAFVDRFPESRHNLLLKSNHSINVCKEILHLGKDLELAKEDLRLLEITGLFHDIGRFEQYAQYKTFVDAKSENHASLGVRVLWENKVFDCLEDESERELILRAISYHNRIHLPDHESEKCLMVSKMLRDADKLDIWRLVTDYYHNPQQEKNPGIELDLPDHPHISEEAVSDIMSERLVKKSSMKTLNDFKLLKIGWVYDLNYPKTIQLVLERHYIKKLLDVLPRSEKTTRVAVKIQSFLEKYRYLSMQN